The nucleotide sequence GCCCAGCCCGAGCCATCCGACCCCCTCCAAGTGCCTCGGCATACCCACAAAACCGATAATCCTTAGGATCCTCAACCAACCCCGCCCGAACCGCGTTCAAGTCGATATAGGCCGCTACCGTCCGCAGGGCCCAACGGTCCCCTTCCACCAGCACACTCTTAAACCGCTCACACCAAAGCGGTCCAAAACGATCCCGTGATCGATTAAACCAAAGCGTAAATCGTTGCTTTAGGGTCTTCATCATCCAGGAAATATCCCCCATCCGTCGCAGCAGGCTCTTCCGCAAGTCCATCCCTTCCAGAGTATTATCCCGAAGGTGCCCCTCCAAAACCTCCGCCCGCATCGGATTCCAAGGCGTAGGCTTCGGATAAAGCCGACGATACCGACGAACCAACTCCTCATCCGAAACATCAACCTCCGCCGGCACCTCCACCAGGATATGGAAGTGGTTCTTCATCACCGCATAAGTAACCACCCGGATCCCCGAGAAATCAGCCACCTGCCAGATGATCTTCCGCAAAACCTCCCTCTCCCGATCCCCAAAGAGAGCCTCCCCATTCACCGTCCGACTCATCACATGGTAGTAAGCTGTCTGTCCATCGAGGCGCATCCGTTTTCTTCTCATACCCTCAATATGATAGGCTTTTGTTATTTCGGTCAAACAAAATGGGTCTGGTTTATAAAATTATTAAATAGATCAGCTATTCTAGTGGCGAAGAACCTTCTTTAGCTGCTGGCTACTTCTTTCGAAAAGTACGAAAGGATCAGGTCTGCGCCCGCTCTGTGAATTGCGGTGAGGGATTCGTTTCGGGCGGATTTGTAGTCTATCCAGCCTTTTTGGGCGGAGGCGTGGATCATGGAGTATTCTCCGGAGACTTGATAGGCGGCTACGGGGAGCTCGCAGCGCTCGCGGACTCTTCGAATGATGTCTAGGTACGGACCGGCGGGTTTTACCATTACGATGTCGGCTCCTTCGTGTATATCCAGGTCTACCTCGACCATGGCTTCCCGGACGTTGGTTGGGGGGAGTTGATACGACGATTTATCGAGGTATTTCCCTCCGATTGGCGGGGCGCTGCCTACTGCGTCCCGGAATGGGCCGTAGTACGCTGAGGCGAATTTTGCTGAGTAGGCCATGATTACGGTGTTGGCCAATCCGGAGTCATCCAGAGCGTCGCGGATGACGCCAATCCGGCCGTCCATCATGTCGGAGGGGGCTACCCAATCGACTCCCGCTTCGGCATAGTTCACTGCCATTTCCGCCAAAACCTCTACCGTGGGGTCATTGAGAATTTCTCCGCTGGCAGGATCAACGATCCCGTCGTGGCCGTGGAGGGTGTAAGGATCGAGAGCGATATCGGCGATCAGGTTGATGGGAAGGTCTTTTTCTTTTACCAAACGGGCCAGGGAAGGAATTATTCCCTCTGGATTGGTCGCTGCTTCGCGTCCCGTTTCGGTTTTGAGGGAGGAATCGATCTTGGGAAAAAGAGCGACCCCCCGGATTCCTAGGTCTGCCAGTTGCTCGAGTTCTTCGATCAGTTCTTTCTTCCCCAGACGATCAATTCCCGGCATCGAATCAATCGGTTCGCGGGCGCTCTCTTCATCAAGGACGAAGAGGGGCTGAATCAACTTTTCGGGGGCGAGACGAATCTCCCGCACCATTTCCCTCGTGGCTTGATTTTGGCGCAAGCGTCTGGGGCGTCTCGAGAGTGGAAGAGAAAACGAACTTGGTTCCATGAGGGGAGTTCACCCGAAAAGACGGTCCGGATCAACTTTTCCGGCACCATTTCGGGGAATTTCCTTCAAATCTTTGACTGAGGCTGGGATTTCGTGGGGATCGAGGATGCTCTTCAACTCCTTCCTCCAATCGAATTGGGCGGACTCTTCCGAAACGAGAAAGAGGTGAACCCGCTCCCCCCATTCGGGGTCCTGATTCGCCGCGGCATAGGCATCCGCAACTCCGGGTAATCGCTTCGCCGCCTCCTCTATCTTTTCCAACGAAACGGTCTCCCCTCCACTAGAAACAAATCTGCCTTTTCTTCCCCAGAGGTCGAGCCGGCCCTCCTCATCCAACGCCCCGAGATCACCGGTCGGCCAGAAAGCCCCCTCCCGTCGCGCTTGTCCGAGATATCCGGCAAAGAGCTGGTTTGATCGAATTCGGATCTCATTCTGATCTCCGCTCTCGATTTGATTGCTTCCGATGGAAGAGACGCGGGGTTCACGGCCAGCCGCAAAGTCATCCGGATCTTGAACCGCTACCATCGCCGCCGTTTCCGTCATTCCGTAGACCAGACTCAACGCCAGATTGGCCCGCCTCCCCTCCTCCAGCAATTCGGGAGAAAACGCTGCCCCTCCCGCGAAGACCCGATCCGCCTGTTGGAGGATTCTCTTTTTTTTCGGGTTTGCCAGAGCCCGATAGAGCGTTGTCGGAACCACGGAAAATAATCGCATCCCGGGGAGTTGCTCAAATTCTCCGGCACCCGGCACCAAAACACTGCCTCCGGAAACCAATGCCCGCATCACCGGCATCCAGCCACTGACGTGATTCAAGGGAAGGTCCAGTATCGCGGACATTGGGCGACGGCCCAGATGATTCCACAGGTTCTCGGCGGACGCCTGAAGAGTTTCCCAGCTGTGGATAGCAAACTTGGGCTTTCCTGAACTGCCCCCGGTCCGGATGAGAACGCTCCCCTTCCCGACCCTGGAATCTTTGACCTGCGCATAAGCATCCCAGGTCCATTTCCCCCACGAGGACGAAGCGAGGAGAACGGGCACCTCGGTTAGGAGGCAGGACAACACCGCCGCAACCGAATCCGGCCCCGAATCGGTCAGGATGACCTCTCGAATTCCGCCTTCGAACTGACGGCAAAGTGCCACCTCACGGGTGAGGGATGCACGGAACCGCTCCTCTGAGTAGTCATCGGCGAAAATTCGATTCTTCTGCAAATTTTCTTTAAGAAGCACGGTTCCAGATCTCCTCCAAAAATGCTGCGGACACTTCTCCTTGATACTGGGAAGCTGTTGACCAGCCGTCCAGCCCGTCCTCCCCAAAGCTCCCGCGAGTGCCCAATCCGTGAGCGACGCCCGATTGGCCCAGCCGCGAAGCGATGCGTAAAACGAAGGCAAACCCGATCCCAGTTTCAAATGCCGAGGAAACCACCACCCTCCGCCGCAGCTCCTCTGGGAGGGAAAAAAGTGGCTCGGGCGAACCAAAAAGCGAGGGTTTGATGACGAACCATCCCGGCCACTCCATGGCTCGAGCCTTTTCCAGATTTTCCAGCCCCACTACTGACTCATCCAAAGCCAACCGCACGGCGTCCTCGCAAAAAGTTTCCAACAACTCCCCTTCCCGCCCGACGGGAAGCGGCTGCTCCAGAAACTCAACCTCCGGATGATCGGACATCCACTCTAACCATTCCCTCGTGGACTGGGGGGTCAGTCGTTGATTGGCATCGAGTCGAATCTTGGTGCCCGCTGGGGCCCCGGTGAGGATCCGGTCCAGACGCGATATTTCCTCCCGCTCGTCCTTCACTCCAATCTTCACCTTCCAAGTTTGATCGGAGGAATCCGGAAGAGAATCCTCTACGGAGCCATTGCCCTGAATCAATCCGGCGGATTTCGCATCGACGACAAACGGAATCTCCTGCTCCAAACACCAGGCACCGAAGCCCACCGCACCAGAGTCTCCCAAGACGCCAGGGTCCCCTTCGGCGAGCCACCTTTGGATGCGAGACTCCCAATCCCTTGGGCCCTCTGCAAATCCGGGGAATGGAGCGACCTCTCCCCAGAAGTTCTTTCCCTCCCTAGACTCCTGGAGAAGCCAGCCACGACGCTCCACAAATTCACCCGCAGCCGTTCTCAATGGGGGCTGAAACCGGCGCAAATACTTTTTGGCTCTACGGGAAGAACCGTTTTTCTGACGAAACGTTTCGATCCCTTCGAGCTATTCCTGCAACCCCTTCCGGTCAACTGGGAAAGGCTCTGCTCTGACTTGGAAACCCTATCCCGGGCCAATCCCGTGGGGTTGGCGCCTCGAAGGAAGTCTTGAGTTCCCGGCCAAGAGCCAAAATGATCCCTCCCTACTCGAGAAAGCAAAACCCAAACAGATTTTTAACAGAACAGCCTCTTCATGTCTTCGAATCCAAATCCAACCGAAGAGCTCATCGCCTTGACGCAGAAGCTCGCCGCACAGGAATCCCTCACGGTTTCCGAAGCGCGCACAGGCGCCGCGGCCCTTGCTGACCCGACCCCATCCGTAGAAACCAAGGAGAGTTTTCTCCTGACTCTGGCCCAAAAAGGAGAAACTCCGGACGAGGTCTTTGCTTTTGCCCAAGAGTTCCGCGAAAGAGCGGTGGATCCGGAAATGAGTGACATCGCTCCCGATGCCATCGACATCGTGGGGACGGGAGGCGACCGCAGTGGCACCTTTAATTTCTCCTCCGCGACCGGCCTCCTACTCGCCTCAATGGGCGTCCCGGTGATGAAGCACGGAAACCGCTCCATCACCTCGAAAAGCGGAAGCGCCGACCTCCTCGCCGCCCTCGGAATCCCGATGGAGAGCAAGCCAGACCATCTGCGGAAAAGTCTGGAGGAATTCAACTTCTGCTTCTTTTTCGCCCCCTCCTTCCATCCATCCTTCAAGGAGATCATGCCAGTGCGCAAAAAGTTGGCAGAATCGGGGCAAAAAACCATTTTCAACCTTCTCGGGCCTCTAATTAACCCGGGGAAGCCGACACACCAGCTCATGGGTGTTTTCTCTCAGGATTGGGTCTCTCCGATCGCCGGTGCCTTAGACAGCCTCGACTTGAAAGCCGCTCTCGTGGTTCATTGCCAAGTTTCCGAAACCCTTGGTGTGGATGAACTGACCGTGGCCGGCCCGAACTTCATCGAAGGCGCGGGACGCCTCAAAGGGGAAACCTTCCCTTCGCGTCCCTCAGAGTTCGGACTCATCGGAGGCCCCATCACGGATATTCTGGGCGGCAGCGCGAAGCAGAACCTGATCATCCTTCGTTCCCTCGCCAATGGGGTCATCACCGGCCCCATGGCCGATACTCTCTGCCTCAATGCCGGGGCCGCCCTCTACACCTGCGGTCGATCGAAAACGATCAAAGCCGGAATCGAAGCCGCCCAGGCAGCACTCCAAGACAAAACTTTAGAGAAGTGGTTAGCCCGCTTCGAAGACTTCAATCGAAAGGATTCATGAGCACACGTTATTTTGGCACGGATGGCATACGCGGCCCCGCAGACGGCCCCCTCTTCGAGAAAGCATTCCTCCTCAAATTCTCTGACGGCCTGATCCGTTATCTACGCTCCTCCCTCGCGGTCAAATCGCCCCGCATCGTCATCGGGCGTGATACCCGGGAGACTGGATCAAGGATCGTCGAAGATCTGATCGAGGGATTCAGTCGCATTCCGGGCGAATGCATCGATCTCGGAATCGTTCCGACTCCCGCGGTGGCCAATTCGGTTCGCGTAACGGAGGCCGATCTTGGGATTGCGATCACGGCCTCCCACAATCCCGCGGAGGACAACGGGATCAAACTCTTCTCCGCCGAGGGAACCAAGTTCCCCGAAACCGAAGAGGAAAAGATCGAAGCTTTTATGCTCGCTCCCACCGAGATTCCGATGGGCGAGAACGCCGACTTTTCCAAGACCAAACGGAACGGACTAGCCTCCTACCTACAGGCCTCCGAAATCCTTTCGGTTCACCTGAACCTCGAAGATACAACCATCGTCTGCGACACAGCGAACGGCGCGACTTGCGAATCGACTCCGAGCATTCTCACCTCCCGGGGCGCAAATTTAATTCTGACCGGAAATAATCCGGACGGGACCAATATCAATTTGGACTGCGGCAGCGAGCATGCCGAGAAATTGGCGAAAATGGTCCAAGAGTCGGGCGCTACCTTGGGCATTGCCCACGATGGCGACGGAGACCGGGTCATTTTCGTAGACGAAAAAGGCTCCATCGTTCCCGGCGATCAAATCCTCGGGATCTTCGCCCTCCATAGCATGTCCAAGGGATCGCTCGTAGAGAACACCCTGGTGACGACGATTCAAAGCAACCGGGGCCTCGACCTCGCGATCCAAAAAGCGGGCGGTAAAGTGGTCCGCACCGACGTCGGGGACCGCAACGTCGCCTTCCGCATGCGGGAAATCGGAGCCTCCCTCGGAGGAGAATCCTCCGGACACATTATCCTCCACAATTACTCGACGACCGGGGATGGTCTCCTTGCCGCTCTCTACCTCCTCCGGGTTCTCAAAGAAACCGGCAAGCCCCTCAGCCAACTTCGCAAAGAAGTCCCACTTCTCCCGCAGATGACGGGAAACCTCCGGGTGAAAGAAAAACATCCGTTGAGCACCTGCAAAACGCTCATCGCCGAGCAGGCTGCGATCGAATCCACGATTGGTCAATCCGGCCGTGTGATGCTGCGCTACTCCGGGACCGAGCCTAAGCTCCGCTTCCTCGTTGAGGCACCCATGATCGAGGATTGCGAGGCGTACATGAAGCGCCTGTTGACAGCTGCCCGCACCGATTTGGGCGAAGCCTGAGCTTCCGGCTGCCCCCGACTCCAACTAGAACCGAAAGGTTCCAGTGATCCGGATACCGACGGCTGAATCGACTTCAAACTCGTCGAATTTGTCGTCGTTTTTATAATACTCAAAATTCCGGTTAAAGCGGCTCTCAACATATCCACCCAACTCGAACATCTTTCCAAACTGGCGCTTCAGACCGACACGCGCTTGAAAATATTCCTGAGACACGACTCCCTGCTCTTCGTTGAAACCTTCCAAATCGGTCACCGCGAAGACAAACGTTTCATACATCACAGAGGAGACGATCTCCCACTCTTTTTTGGCCCCGAGCTTGTAGCTCACCCGAACGCCATTCAGCGTCATAATGGTCAGACGATCCGTCGGGGTCCATCGCAGTGTTACCAAAGGGATGACACGAGTCCCAATCT is from Puniceicoccus vermicola and encodes:
- the hemB gene encoding porphobilinogen synthase codes for the protein MEPSSFSLPLSRRPRRLRQNQATREMVREIRLAPEKLIQPLFVLDEESAREPIDSMPGIDRLGKKELIEELEQLADLGIRGVALFPKIDSSLKTETGREAATNPEGIIPSLARLVKEKDLPINLIADIALDPYTLHGHDGIVDPASGEILNDPTVEVLAEMAVNYAEAGVDWVAPSDMMDGRIGVIRDALDDSGLANTVIMAYSAKFASAYYGPFRDAVGSAPPIGGKYLDKSSYQLPPTNVREAMVEVDLDIHEGADIVMVKPAGPYLDIIRRVRERCELPVAAYQVSGEYSMIHASAQKGWIDYKSARNESLTAIHRAGADLILSYFSKEVASS
- a CDS encoding enolase C-terminal domain-like protein, which codes for MERRGWLLQESREGKNFWGEVAPFPGFAEGPRDWESRIQRWLAEGDPGVLGDSGAVGFGAWCLEQEIPFVVDAKSAGLIQGNGSVEDSLPDSSDQTWKVKIGVKDEREEISRLDRILTGAPAGTKIRLDANQRLTPQSTREWLEWMSDHPEVEFLEQPLPVGREGELLETFCEDAVRLALDESVVGLENLEKARAMEWPGWFVIKPSLFGSPEPLFSLPEELRRRVVVSSAFETGIGFAFVLRIASRLGQSGVAHGLGTRGSFGEDGLDGWSTASQYQGEVSAAFLEEIWNRAS
- a CDS encoding AMP-binding protein, with the translated sequence MLLKENLQKNRIFADDYSEERFRASLTREVALCRQFEGGIREVILTDSGPDSVAAVLSCLLTEVPVLLASSSWGKWTWDAYAQVKDSRVGKGSVLIRTGGSSGKPKFAIHSWETLQASAENLWNHLGRRPMSAILDLPLNHVSGWMPVMRALVSGGSVLVPGAGEFEQLPGMRLFSVVPTTLYRALANPKKKRILQQADRVFAGGAAFSPELLEEGRRANLALSLVYGMTETAAMVAVQDPDDFAAGREPRVSSIGSNQIESGDQNEIRIRSNQLFAGYLGQARREGAFWPTGDLGALDEEGRLDLWGRKGRFVSSGGETVSLEKIEEAAKRLPGVADAYAAANQDPEWGERVHLFLVSEESAQFDWRKELKSILDPHEIPASVKDLKEIPRNGAGKVDPDRLFG
- a CDS encoding phosphoglucosamine mutase, giving the protein MSTRYFGTDGIRGPADGPLFEKAFLLKFSDGLIRYLRSSLAVKSPRIVIGRDTRETGSRIVEDLIEGFSRIPGECIDLGIVPTPAVANSVRVTEADLGIAITASHNPAEDNGIKLFSAEGTKFPETEEEKIEAFMLAPTEIPMGENADFSKTKRNGLASYLQASEILSVHLNLEDTTIVCDTANGATCESTPSILTSRGANLILTGNNPDGTNINLDCGSEHAEKLAKMVQESGATLGIAHDGDGDRVIFVDEKGSIVPGDQILGIFALHSMSKGSLVENTLVTTIQSNRGLDLAIQKAGGKVVRTDVGDRNVAFRMREIGASLGGESSGHIILHNYSTTGDGLLAALYLLRVLKETGKPLSQLRKEVPLLPQMTGNLRVKEKHPLSTCKTLIAEQAAIESTIGQSGRVMLRYSGTEPKLRFLVEAPMIEDCEAYMKRLLTAARTDLGEA
- a CDS encoding transposase, which produces MRRKRMRLDGQTAYYHVMSRTVNGEALFGDREREVLRKIIWQVADFSGIRVVTYAVMKNHFHILVEVPAEVDVSDEELVRRYRRLYPKPTPWNPMRAEVLEGHLRDNTLEGMDLRKSLLRRMGDISWMMKTLKQRFTLWFNRSRDRFGPLWCERFKSVLVEGDRWALRTVAAYIDLNAVRAGLVEDPKDYRFCGYAEALGGGRMARAGLSVVDKDLAGYRQTLYGVGAGEKAEKCSISREEAVRVLEEEKGKLPLSVVLRCRVRYFTDGMVLGSRSFVEEHVQTQSSAGKRTRRAHAMSGADWGGLAVGTGLRKGLFE
- the trpD gene encoding anthranilate phosphoribosyltransferase — translated: MSSNPNPTEELIALTQKLAAQESLTVSEARTGAAALADPTPSVETKESFLLTLAQKGETPDEVFAFAQEFRERAVDPEMSDIAPDAIDIVGTGGDRSGTFNFSSATGLLLASMGVPVMKHGNRSITSKSGSADLLAALGIPMESKPDHLRKSLEEFNFCFFFAPSFHPSFKEIMPVRKKLAESGQKTIFNLLGPLINPGKPTHQLMGVFSQDWVSPIAGALDSLDLKAALVVHCQVSETLGVDELTVAGPNFIEGAGRLKGETFPSRPSEFGLIGGPITDILGGSAKQNLIILRSLANGVITGPMADTLCLNAGAALYTCGRSKTIKAGIEAAQAALQDKTLEKWLARFEDFNRKDS